A genomic stretch from Leptospira licerasiae serovar Varillal str. VAR 010 includes:
- a CDS encoding HD-GYP domain-containing protein, translated as MDAARDLQKFDFTEEVIQHFRENRIIPVDFYNKHGQILIHKKDMATGDDISRLQKFEKQGIYFLTAEIAKIHPGSGKKGSLDPSFDKLINPTLTLDMSRGANDLLSDIKKFPLNGEHVKEINKSINAVLDDFKSSPNMETGLVNIIEVMKNAGMPVDSEVLTKRTVIAMALKVRAAKVFTKVDMEQKKTEQMNLMMASYLADIGYTQMKIPTHANLKPEELEYIKNHPIISYLMIANLPEIEDPVKSVVLNHHRPHRGEGMNNNYPQTKPLVQKLQGYREKYKDDYRKNLLATDIQKQVKSILTNAISYEDIGILSIAGEFASLTTPQPWREPMDGLKAMKLILNNSFFAYNEKTLKDFFDHVGLSLCDNQPFVKVEDYVIVASQDSNRKVFFEICIIKESHKNSIRPMLERIGTIRPKFANNGKIRISGFEMDSLSVDRRRAIFNLERNADPRRIIYLVDPEIDPEFFDSLDRKVRETYPSRTSSDSDSASKAPVS; from the coding sequence ATGGACGCAGCCAGAGATTTACAAAAATTCGATTTTACGGAGGAAGTGATCCAGCACTTTCGAGAAAATAGAATTATACCAGTCGATTTTTATAATAAACACGGACAGATCCTAATCCATAAAAAGGATATGGCCACTGGGGACGATATCAGTCGTCTTCAAAAATTCGAAAAACAAGGAATCTATTTTTTAACTGCGGAGATTGCTAAGATCCATCCAGGCTCCGGTAAAAAAGGTTCCTTAGATCCTTCTTTTGATAAACTTATTAATCCTACACTCACTTTGGATATGTCCAGAGGAGCGAACGATCTATTATCCGACATTAAAAAGTTTCCGTTGAATGGAGAGCATGTTAAAGAGATCAATAAATCCATTAATGCAGTCCTAGACGATTTTAAATCCTCTCCGAATATGGAGACCGGATTGGTCAACATCATAGAAGTGATGAAGAATGCCGGAATGCCTGTAGACTCCGAAGTTCTCACAAAGAGGACTGTGATCGCAATGGCGTTAAAGGTTAGGGCCGCAAAAGTTTTTACCAAAGTGGATATGGAGCAAAAGAAGACTGAACAGATGAATCTGATGATGGCTTCTTATCTTGCGGATATCGGTTACACTCAGATGAAGATTCCGACTCATGCGAACCTAAAACCGGAAGAGTTAGAATATATTAAGAACCATCCGATCATCAGTTACTTGATGATCGCCAATCTTCCTGAGATAGAAGATCCGGTCAAATCGGTAGTTCTGAATCATCACAGACCACATCGTGGAGAAGGGATGAATAATAATTATCCCCAAACCAAACCGTTGGTACAAAAACTCCAAGGTTATAGGGAGAAATACAAAGACGATTATCGCAAAAATCTTTTAGCTACCGATATCCAAAAACAGGTAAAGTCAATTCTGACTAACGCGATCTCCTATGAAGATATCGGAATCCTTTCCATCGCGGGTGAATTCGCTTCTTTGACCACTCCTCAGCCTTGGAGAGAACCGATGGATGGCCTCAAGGCAATGAAGCTCATCTTAAATAATAGTTTTTTTGCTTATAACGAAAAAACACTGAAAGACTTTTTCGATCATGTGGGCCTTTCCTTGTGCGATAACCAACCTTTCGTTAAAGTCGAAGATTATGTTATTGTCGCTTCCCAAGATTCGAATCGTAAGGTGTTTTTTGAGATCTGTATTATCAAAGAATCCCATAAAAATTCCATCCGACCGATGCTGGAAAGGATCGGGACAATCCGACCGAAGTTCGCAAATAACGGAAAGATCAGGATCTCAGGCTTTGAAATGGATAGCCTGAGCGTAGACAGAAGAAGAGCAATTTTCAATTTGGAGCGCAATGCAGACCCTAGAAGGATCATTTACCTAGTGGATCCTGAAATCGATCCTGAGTTTTTTGACTCTTTGGATCGCAAAGTTAGGGAAACATATCCCTCTAGGACTTCTTCCGATTCGGATTCCGCCTCTAAAGCGCCTGTTTCTTGA